The following DNA comes from cyanobiont of Ornithocercus magnificus.
TTCAGCGACACCGTAGAAACCCATATGATCCCCAAAAGGACCGTCTTGCAATTGCTCGCCTGGTGTAATTGTACCCTCAAGTACCATCTCACTGTGGCTTGGTACCATCAGATCCAATGTCTGGCAGCGTGCCAACCGCACTCCCTCGCCAGCATAAAGGCCAGCAAATAGCCACTCGCTTAGCTGTACAGGGATTGGTGTGGCTGCTGCCATTATCAGTAGAGGATGAACACCAACTGCAACTGCCACCTCTAGTTTGCGGTCCATAGCTGCCGCCTTGCGCAGATGGCGTGCACCACCTCGAACGCTTAGCCAGTGCACAGTCATCGTTGTGGCGGACTGACGCTGCAGTCGGTAAACGCCCACGTTCGGCACACTAGTTTCTGGATCCTTTGTAATCACTAGACCAAGAGTGATCACGCCGCCAGCATCCTGCGGCCAAGGCCTGAGCAACGGTAGGTTGTTAAGGTCGACTGCGTTGCCTTGCAAGACGCTTTGATGGCAAGGAGGTAACAAATCTCTTTCAGGTCGAGCTCTCACAAGATCCCAGAACACCCGTGCGAACCGACGAGTTTCTTGCAAGCTTTTTGGTGGTTGTGGCTGCTGCAATAGCCCAAGGCGTGTGCCAAGCTCCTCTAGCTGTTCTGCATGCTCCAGTCCCATACTCCACACCACTCGCTCGACTGTTCCAAGCAAGTTGACCACTACCGGTACTGAGGAGTTAACAACATTCTCAAACAACAGAGCCGGTCCTCCCGAAGCAAGTACTCGGTCAGCAATTGCAGCTAATTCAAGATCGGGATCGACTAGTGCCTTAATGCGACGCAACTGGCCTTTTTGCTCAAGCAACTTAATGAAAGTTCGCAGATCACGAGTCGCTGGTCCGGAGCGGAGCAGAGGCATGGGCGGCACGGCCACAGCTTAGTGATTCTCTGTACTGTGGCGCACGTCGACCGAAGCTGCGCTATGGAGATCACTTATTTCCACGTCGCCGCTGATGTCCCGCCTCTGTCCGAAGTGGCAGAGCCCCCCCAAGCAGCAGTCGTAATTGACGTGCTGAGAGCGACTACCACCATTGCCTGTGCACTTCACAACGGATCAGATGGTGTTCAGACCTTTGCTGATCTTGGGGCACTCCACTCTGCAGCGACAAACTGGCCAGTCAACTCAAGGCTACTGATTGGTGAGCGAGATGGCCGCCAGATCGATGGCTTTGACATTGGCAATTCCCCAGTTGACGTAACACCGGAACGAGTCCAAGGTCGACGACTGTTTATGAGTACTACTAATGGTACGCGTGCATTGCAGCAGGTTCGCAGTGTAGATCACCTTCACACTGCTGCATTGTTAAATCGCCGTGCGGTAGCCAACCGCTTGCTTAAAGATGGCCACCAAAGCGTTTGGATTGTCGGTAGTGGGTGGGAGGGCTCATACGCACTTGAGGACTCTCTTGCTGCTGGTGCTTTAGCTGCAGCGGTCTTAAAGACTGATTCTTCGACTACTATAGCCAATGATGAACTTACGGCAGCGCTCGCACTCTGGGAACAGTGGCGGCATGCCCCAGAAGAGTGTCTACGCATAGCAAGTCATGGCCAGCGTCTTGCTGGACTCGGCAATCATGATGGTGATTTCCACTGTTGCGCCCAAGTTGATGTGCTATCTGTGGTACCAACTCAGGACAGCCTGGGCGTTTTGAGAAATGGCTGAGCTAGCCGATGCAGCCCTTAAAGTTAGACTTCCGAGGTTCGACAACGTGACCGATTTTCTGGCGGCGGCGGTGCAACTCACCGGCACTCCCAACCCGGAGGTCAACTTCGCCGCCGCTGAAGAACAGATTGAGCTTGCTGCACGACGTGGTGTCGAGCTAGTGGGGC
Coding sequences within:
- a CDS encoding 2-phosphosulfolactate phosphatase family protein, with protein sequence MEITYFHVAADVPPLSEVAEPPQAAVVIDVLRATTTIACALHNGSDGVQTFADLGALHSAATNWPVNSRLLIGERDGRQIDGFDIGNSPVDVTPERVQGRRLFMSTTNGTRALQQVRSVDHLHTAALLNRRAVANRLLKDGHQSVWIVGSGWEGSYALEDSLAAGALAAAVLKTDSSTTIANDELTAALALWEQWRHAPEECLRIASHGQRLAGLGNHDGDFHCCAQVDVLSVVPTQDSLGVLRNG
- a CDS encoding UbiD family decarboxylase — protein: MPLLRSGPATRDLRTFIKLLEQKGQLRRIKALVDPDLELAAIADRVLASGGPALLFENVVNSSVPVVVNLLGTVERVVWSMGLEHAEQLEELGTRLGLLQQPQPPKSLQETRRFARVFWDLVRARPERDLLPPCHQSVLQGNAVDLNNLPLLRPWPQDAGGVITLGLVITKDPETSVPNVGVYRLQRQSATTMTVHWLSVRGGARHLRKAAAMDRKLEVAVAVGVHPLLIMAAATPIPVQLSEWLFAGLYAGEGVRLARCQTLDLMVPSHSEMVLEGTITPGEQLQDGPFGDHMGFYGVAEASPLVRFHCITHRRDPIFLATFSGRPPKEEAMLAIALNRIYTPILRKQIPEITDFFLPMEALSYKLAVIAIDKSYPGQAKRAAMAFWSALPQFTYTKFVVVVDQHISVRDPRQVIWAIAAQVDPQRDLFVLENTPFDSLDFASEQLGLGGRLAIDATTKIGPERNHEWGEPLRRPQELEKRIDARWQELGLGDLDTHEPDPSLFGYVLEHLIHKKISKVE